One segment of Streptomyces sp. XD-27 DNA contains the following:
- a CDS encoding B3/4 domain-containing protein, with product MRFRHADAIWSDYPELVAGALRAAGVDSAADVGPRVAEYTARAAARLAGATESAFPEVLAWRRAFARMGLKPTQYRCASESLLRRLRKEGALPRIHPVVDLCNAISVAYGVPVAVLDADRIAGPLLEVRYARGDEHYTTFGGGTEHPAPGEVTFADSAGRAHARRWTNRQSGHSAVGERTSRILVVAEAMHDGGGEVVPELLKTVAEELAAHWPADPAAAVLTPSAPEFAFGA from the coding sequence ATGCGCTTCCGGCACGCGGACGCCATCTGGTCCGACTACCCCGAACTCGTCGCAGGCGCGCTCCGCGCCGCCGGCGTCGACTCCGCCGCCGACGTCGGCCCGCGCGTCGCGGAGTACACCGCCCGTGCCGCGGCCCGGCTGGCCGGCGCCACCGAGAGCGCGTTCCCCGAAGTGCTGGCCTGGCGACGGGCCTTCGCCCGGATGGGGCTCAAGCCGACGCAGTACCGGTGCGCCTCGGAGTCGCTGCTGCGGCGGCTGCGGAAGGAGGGGGCACTGCCGCGCATCCATCCGGTGGTCGACCTGTGCAACGCGATCTCGGTCGCGTACGGGGTACCGGTCGCGGTCCTCGACGCCGACCGCATCGCCGGACCCCTGCTCGAGGTGCGTTACGCCCGCGGTGACGAGCACTACACGACTTTCGGCGGCGGCACCGAGCACCCCGCCCCCGGCGAGGTGACGTTCGCCGACTCCGCCGGACGGGCACACGCCCGGCGTTGGACCAACCGGCAGAGCGGCCACTCCGCGGTCGGCGAGCGCACGAGCCGGATCCTCGTGGTGGCGGAGGCCATGCACGACGGCGGTGGGGAGGTCGTGCCGGAGCTGCTGAAGACGGTCGCCGAGGAACTGGCCGCACACTGGCCGGCCGACCCGGCGGCGGCCGTCCTCACCCCCTCCGCACCGGAGTTCGCCTTCGGTGCCTAG
- a CDS encoding PLP-dependent aminotransferase family protein: protein MPTGGKADWLALRLRQAIADGRLAVGSRLPPTRVLAAELRVSRGVVTEAYRRLTEDGHVEGRRRGGTVVVAAPAVPPLAPTGTRPFRRPLTVTGDTVDRAVPGARFTTGSTADRAMPGALFDGEPGADVFDALRAIRVRVDFTPGQPDLAAFPRAAWLRAERAVLAELSADNLGYGDPRGAPRLRRAVAGWLARSRGIRVEPEEVLIVAGTAQALTLLHPVLRADGIDGVAVEDPGSLGTRQHLRNGDLATPPVPVDDGGVRVDALRATGARAVLLTPAHQFPTGVVTSGERRRELLRWAQDGGLILEDDYDAEHRYDRPPVPALRALLADRVCYMGSVSKLLAPALRIGWMVPPPRYRDALTDAKRFTDLGNAVLPQLVLARLMESGDLERHLRLLRGRHSRRRDAMIDAVAEHLPGAIVHGAAAGLHLTVTYTPQVPDTELAAAALARGVKCQPLSWHRQLPGRPGLVLGYAAGPPGVIAEGVAALGEALRELA from the coding sequence GTGCCCACCGGCGGCAAGGCGGACTGGCTGGCCCTGCGGCTGCGGCAGGCGATCGCCGACGGTCGGCTGGCGGTGGGCAGCAGGCTGCCGCCCACCCGCGTGCTCGCCGCCGAACTGCGCGTCTCCCGCGGGGTGGTCACCGAGGCGTACCGGCGACTGACCGAGGACGGCCACGTCGAGGGGCGCCGACGCGGGGGCACGGTGGTGGTCGCGGCCCCCGCCGTGCCACCGCTGGCTCCCACCGGGACCAGGCCGTTCCGGCGACCGCTCACGGTCACCGGCGACACCGTCGACCGGGCCGTACCGGGCGCGCGCTTCACCACCGGCAGCACCGCCGACCGGGCGATGCCAGGCGCGCTGTTCGACGGTGAACCCGGTGCCGACGTCTTCGACGCGCTGCGTGCCATCCGCGTCCGCGTCGACTTCACCCCCGGCCAGCCCGACCTCGCCGCGTTTCCCCGCGCGGCCTGGCTGCGCGCCGAACGGGCCGTGCTCGCCGAGCTGTCCGCCGACAACCTCGGCTACGGCGACCCCCGCGGCGCCCCGCGACTGCGACGCGCCGTCGCGGGCTGGCTGGCGCGCAGCCGCGGCATCCGGGTCGAGCCGGAGGAGGTGCTGATCGTCGCCGGCACCGCGCAGGCTCTCACCCTGCTGCACCCCGTGCTGCGGGCTGACGGCATCGACGGTGTCGCGGTGGAGGACCCCGGCTCGCTCGGCACCCGCCAGCACCTGCGGAACGGAGACCTGGCCACCCCGCCGGTGCCGGTCGACGACGGCGGCGTACGCGTCGACGCGCTGCGCGCCACCGGCGCCCGCGCGGTACTGCTCACGCCCGCCCACCAGTTCCCCACCGGCGTGGTGACCAGCGGCGAGCGCCGCCGCGAGCTGCTGCGCTGGGCGCAGGACGGCGGGCTGATCCTGGAGGACGACTACGACGCCGAACACCGCTACGACCGGCCGCCGGTGCCCGCGCTGCGCGCGCTGCTCGCCGATCGCGTGTGCTACATGGGCAGCGTGTCCAAGCTGCTCGCGCCCGCGCTGCGGATCGGCTGGATGGTGCCGCCGCCCCGCTACCGCGACGCCCTGACCGACGCGAAGCGCTTCACCGACCTGGGCAACGCCGTACTGCCGCAGCTGGTGCTCGCCCGGCTGATGGAGTCCGGCGACCTGGAGCGGCATCTGCGGCTGCTGCGCGGCCGCCACTCGCGGCGCCGCGACGCGATGATCGACGCCGTCGCCGAACACCTGCCCGGGGCGATCGTGCACGGCGCGGCGGCCGGCCTGCATCTGACCGTCACGTACACGCCGCAGGTCCCCGACACCGAGCTCGCCGCCGCCGCGCTCGCCCGCGGCGTGAAGTGCCAGCCCCTGTCGTGGCACCGGCAGTTGCCCGGCCGCCCCGGCCTCGTCCTCGGCTACGCGGCCGGCCCGCCCGGCGTCATCGCCGAAGGGGTGGCGGCACTCGGCGAGGCGCTGCGCGAGCTGGCCTGA
- a CDS encoding cytochrome P450, with product MPIENALPRLVRACDERLLTTGVDEIIRFDGPAQGTSRVAVRTTTIQGVTIEPGQVVMTALAAANRDPEEFPRPHELVLDRNPNRHLAFGWGAHACVGAVFGRLAIRELVRCLLRAPRPLRPAGTPVRRRTATVRSMELLPVAFGGENR from the coding sequence TTGCCCATCGAGAACGCTCTGCCGCGACTGGTACGGGCATGCGACGAGCGGCTGCTGACCACGGGCGTCGACGAGATCATCCGGTTCGACGGCCCCGCGCAGGGCACCAGCCGGGTCGCCGTGCGCACCACCACGATCCAGGGCGTGACGATCGAGCCCGGTCAGGTGGTGATGACCGCCCTCGCCGCGGCGAACCGCGACCCGGAGGAGTTCCCCCGCCCCCACGAGCTGGTGCTGGACCGCAATCCCAACCGGCACCTGGCTTTCGGCTGGGGCGCACACGCCTGCGTGGGCGCGGTCTTCGGCCGGCTCGCGATCCGCGAACTGGTCCGCTGCCTGCTCCGGGCGCCGCGGCCACTGCGTCCGGCGGGCACGCCGGTGCGGCGGCGCACCGCGACGGTGCGCAGCATGGAGCTGCTTCCGGTCGCCTTCGGCGGTGAGAACCGATGA
- a CDS encoding phosphotransferase family protein: MSYRPIQRESGAFQQPVTEDEIDAMCRRAFGPGTEVVSAVELGDGYYNNTFRVEIGARRPVILRVAPDPARQTRAEPELMRNEHASIPYLAPIASLLPRTLVVDFTHDVIGRDYLFQTLLDGVPAPEGLHAYPRTEWRPFFRRLGEIARSIHSVRGTGFGRVAGPAHATWSHALFAWFEDVAADLTDAGLDAEDIGLVVKLADRNRAVLDAIDGPRLLHGDLWVGNTMVAPGAPEPTINGVFDCDRIWWGDPEADWPIYLARRRPGTERDAFWEGYGPVGTTPEARWRSLVYQARHAAALRVEYHRFGWQKETAETYSEMQELIGKLRTGI; the protein is encoded by the coding sequence ATGAGCTACCGACCGATCCAGCGCGAGTCGGGTGCGTTCCAGCAGCCGGTGACCGAGGACGAGATCGACGCGATGTGCCGCCGGGCCTTCGGTCCGGGCACCGAGGTGGTGTCGGCCGTGGAACTGGGCGACGGCTACTACAACAACACCTTCCGGGTCGAGATCGGTGCACGGCGGCCGGTCATCCTGCGGGTGGCGCCGGATCCGGCGCGCCAGACCCGGGCCGAGCCCGAGCTGATGCGCAACGAGCACGCGAGCATCCCGTACCTGGCGCCGATCGCGTCGCTGTTGCCGCGGACCCTCGTGGTCGACTTCACCCACGACGTCATCGGGCGCGACTACCTGTTCCAGACGCTGCTCGACGGCGTGCCCGCGCCGGAGGGTCTCCATGCCTACCCGCGCACGGAGTGGAGACCGTTCTTCCGGCGGCTCGGAGAGATCGCCCGCTCGATCCACTCGGTCCGCGGCACGGGTTTCGGGCGGGTCGCCGGTCCCGCGCACGCCACCTGGAGCCACGCTCTGTTCGCCTGGTTCGAGGACGTCGCGGCGGACTTGACCGACGCCGGGCTGGATGCCGAGGACATCGGTCTCGTGGTGAAGCTTGCCGACCGCAACCGCGCGGTGCTCGACGCGATCGACGGGCCGCGGCTGCTGCACGGCGACCTGTGGGTGGGCAACACGATGGTCGCGCCGGGTGCGCCGGAACCCACGATCAACGGGGTGTTCGACTGCGACCGCATCTGGTGGGGCGACCCGGAGGCCGACTGGCCGATCTACCTGGCGCGGCGGCGTCCCGGCACGGAACGCGACGCGTTCTGGGAGGGCTACGGGCCCGTGGGCACCACGCCGGAGGCCCGCTGGCGGTCACTGGTCTACCAGGCCCGGCACGCGGCCGCGCTCCGCGTGGAGTACCACCGCTTCGGCTGGCAGAAGGAGACCGCCGAAACGTACAGCGAAATGCAGGAGCTCATCGGCAAGCTGAGAACAGGGATATGA
- a CDS encoding dienelactone hydrolase family protein, with amino-acid sequence MPIKTLQIPTADGQADAFAAFPDHGDRHPGVLMYADAFGIRPVLREMARELAGHGYYVLVPNFFYRHGSAPLIDLPEHIGEEVRPAVVAQLMPLIEAHTAERVLSDADAYLRFLTTQPEVGAGPVAVTGYCFGGLLAMHTAAAHPGQVAAVAGFHGPVGADGPDGLRRLLSTLTAQVHLGHAETDMTPEALGELNRALDAAGVGYTSEIYPGTVHGFTMSDTDAFDPSALQRHWDRLLPLLDRTLANS; translated from the coding sequence TTGCCCATCAAGACACTGCAGATTCCCACCGCCGACGGCCAGGCCGACGCCTTCGCTGCCTTCCCCGACCACGGCGACCGGCACCCAGGGGTGCTGATGTACGCGGACGCCTTCGGCATTCGGCCCGTGCTGCGGGAGATGGCTCGCGAACTGGCCGGGCACGGGTACTACGTACTCGTCCCCAACTTCTTCTACCGGCATGGCTCGGCACCGCTGATCGACCTTCCCGAGCACATCGGAGAGGAGGTCCGGCCCGCGGTCGTCGCCCAGCTGATGCCCTTGATCGAGGCGCACACCGCCGAACGTGTGCTGAGCGACGCCGACGCCTACCTCAGGTTCCTCACCACCCAGCCCGAGGTCGGCGCCGGACCGGTCGCGGTGACCGGCTACTGCTTCGGCGGCCTCCTGGCGATGCACACCGCCGCGGCCCACCCCGGCCAGGTGGCCGCCGTCGCCGGGTTCCACGGCCCCGTGGGCGCCGACGGGCCCGACGGCCTGCGCCGCCTCCTCTCCACGCTCACCGCCCAGGTCCACCTCGGCCACGCCGAAACCGACATGACGCCCGAGGCCCTCGGCGAGCTCAACCGGGCCCTGGACGCCGCGGGTGTCGGCTACACCTCCGAGATCTACCCCGGTACCGTCCACGGCTTCACCATGTCCGACACCGACGCCTTCGACCCCTCCGCACTGCAGCGCCACTGGGACCGCCTGCTCCCCCTCCTCGACCGCACCCTGGCCAACAGCTGA
- a CDS encoding MarR family winged helix-turn-helix transcriptional regulator — protein sequence MIRAEAADMPDDGAPKTPDRLRRRASRLLSQLSARSDRLINDGLAQVDARKWHYAVLASLQDFGPGSQAVLSGRTGIYRSDMVGVLNELAERDLVERAPDPDDRRRNIITISARGRRHLRRLDKVLDDLHDELLAPLSPAERDQLVQLLTRLLDHHARTS from the coding sequence ATGATCAGAGCCGAAGCCGCGGACATGCCCGACGACGGCGCGCCCAAGACGCCCGACAGGCTGCGTCGACGGGCGAGCCGACTGCTGTCGCAGCTGTCCGCGCGGTCGGACCGGCTGATCAACGACGGGCTGGCCCAGGTCGACGCCCGCAAGTGGCACTACGCCGTGCTCGCCTCACTGCAGGATTTCGGGCCGGGCAGCCAAGCGGTGCTGAGCGGGCGCACCGGCATCTACCGCAGCGACATGGTCGGCGTGCTCAACGAGCTGGCCGAGCGTGACCTCGTCGAGCGGGCGCCGGACCCCGACGACCGGCGCCGCAACATCATCACGATCTCCGCCCGAGGCCGCCGTCACCTACGCCGCCTCGACAAGGTCCTGGACGACCTCCACGACGAACTCCTCGCGCCGCTGAGTCCGGCCGAACGCGACCAGCTCGTGCAGTTGCTCACCCGCCTGCTGGACCACCACGCCCGGACCTCCTGA